In Acidisarcina polymorpha, the DNA window TGCGAGAACGTGAAGATCAGCGATTGCGATTGTACATTCACGATCGAAGGTTGGCCGATCGGGAAGCCGTAAGAGTAGCCAACGCTCGATCCCAGGAGGAAGCTCGGGATATACACATCCTTAGCCTCCGTCAACCCCGCCGCCGCGCGCTGCACATCTGCGGTTGCCATGCGCACTGAGGCACTGGTTCGCAGCGCCTGATCGACGGTGGTATAAAGTGACACCTGCGCGTAGGCGCCCGCGGCGGTGAAAGCGGCACCAATGGCGATGCTCATGCAACCTAGAAACTTCCATTTCACCTACAACTCACCTCGCTGCAACCTCCATCCCGAATTTTATGTTGAATCACCATCGAAGAAGAGAGGGTCGTGAGAGAGGATTGTGGTTTCCGCCGCGGAAGTCTGCCCCGGTCTGATCAACGAACAACCTTGACAGGCACTCCGTCAACAATGGGCTGTCCATTGGTCGTCCCCACCGCGACGGTCTGCCCCTCCTGAAGTCCCGAGACGATCTGGATGGCCGTCAGGTTGTTCACGCCGACCTTGACCGGGACGCGGCGAAGCTTCTCCCCGTCCAGTACATAAACAAAGTCACGACCCTCGCCAGAATGCAAGGCCTCCCGAGGAATCTCAAGGACACCCGAAATACTGCCGGTAGTCACGGTGACGGTTACGTTTGTGTCCGGCAACAGCCTGCCATCAGCATTATCGACGGTCACGATGGCTGCCCCGACGTGCCGGGTCGTATAGGTAATCACCGTCGACGGAACGCGGGAGATATGGCCCTGCCAGGAGCGACCTGGTAGAGCATCCCAAACAATCTTGATCGGCAACCCGACGGCCAACTGGCCTATTTCGGGTTCATCGAAGTAGGCGCGCACCTGAACTTTCGTCAGATCGGCTACCTCGAGGAGCCGGTCGCCCTGCTGGACAAACTCAGTCGCGCTCACCGGCAGTGAATACACGGTGCCAGCGAAAGGAGCGCGCACAGTCGTCTGCGCTAGCGTCTGCTGAGCGGCATCATAGGCAGACTGGGCGTCGGCCAGAGCCGCTTTAGCGCGCTCCAGATCCAGCGGCGAGTAGGGTGCCTGACTGCGCTGGCTCAATATGTGGAGCGAGGCATTGGCCTGATCGAGACGCTGCTGAGCGGCGGCCACTTCGTTGGGGGAGGCCGAACCTTGCGCAACCAGCTTTTTGAGCGTGGCCAACTGTTTTTCCGCCTGGTCCCGGTCGGCTTGCGTTCGATTCAGGTCGCCAGCGAAGGTATACCGCTCCTGTTGAGTGCCACCCTTGCTCACGGCATCGTAACTTGCCTGGGCCGCGCGTAACCCGCTAAGTGCCGCCGCCACCCGCGTCCGTGCCTCGGAGTCGTTCATGGCAACCAGGAGCTCGCCTGCCTTAATCTTGTCACCCTCATGGACATACACGGCCTTCACCAAGCCTGGATAGGGAGCATGCGCCTCAAAGTTCACCTGCGGCTCAACGATGCCGTTGGTCGAACTGTTGCTCACAATGTCGCCCTTCTGCACCAGGGCGACGCGGATGGGCAGCCTGGAGCGGGTCAGCATCCGAATGGAATAAAACACGCCCGCCGCAAGAAGCACAGTAGCGACCCATATCCATCGGTTGTTCGTTCGTGCCGCGATAGTCGTCCTCAGGAGAGTGGTCGAATCAAGAGCCAGACGCCAGTATATAAGAGTCCCAATGAAAGGATTCGAGTCAGAAAGATCCACCCCCCACGGCCCGGAGCGATCCAGGCAGGAGCGATTCAGGAAGGAGCGATTCAGGAAGGATCTCTGCCCCGTCGCCATGCTCCTCCCCATCTGGGGTGGCCGGTATGTGCATCTATCCGAGTAGAGGAGGAAAACATGCTGGAAGCAGTCTTATGCGACATGGATGGCACGCTGGTCGACAGCAACGCGCTCCATGCGGAAGCCTGGAGCAGGACCTTTGCGCACTTCGGGATTGTGGTGGGCTTCGACGAAGCCTTGCATCAAATCGGCAAAGGCGGGGATCAAATTATTCCAACTTTTGTCTCTCGCGAAAGTCTGCCTAGACTTGAGAAGCCGATCAAGGAGTATCGCAGTAGCTTGTTTCACCGCGAGTACTTCAACAGAATTAAGGCATTTCCTGGTTCACGCGAGTTATTGTTGAAGATGCGCGCCGTTGGCTTGCGCATAGCCGTTGCAAGCTCATCGGAAAAGGATGACCTCGAAAAACTGAAGGAGATAGCTGGGATCGCTGATCTAGTCGAGAAGGAAACTTCGAGCGATGACGCGAATCAATCAAAGCCTGAGCCCGACATCTTTCAAGCGGCTCTCGATCGACTTGGCGTGCAACCTGCGGAGGCCATCGCCTTAGGGGATACACCATGGGATATCGAAGCGGCAAGCAAGGCCGGTGTCCCTACGATTGCAGTCACCAGCGGAGGGTGGACCGAGGAGGAACTTCTGCAAGCCGGAGCCATCGAAGTCTACAAAGATGTCCACGAGATCTCTGAGATGTTCACAAAATCCAGGCTGAACCGGCGAGAGGTTGCAGCCTAAAGCCCCCAACAGGTGCCGTGGTTCGAAGTCAAACCTTCATCGCTTCGCAGGGCAAAACGAGCGGCAATCTGATCACACTTTTCAGAGCAGCACACTCAGCGGATGCCTTTCTAGTTAACCGTATTTACTTAGAACGGACGGCTGTGATGGGTGGCTGCTAGAACCGTCGTCCCTCTTAATGCCCGATATAGTCAAAGAGACTTCCCTTCTCGAGCGTCGATATCACATCATAGAGGGCAGTCTGTTGAGTCTCCGCCGCACTCAGTTGGGTCGTCACCTTACCGAAATCCGCCTGCAGAAGGGTGGTTTGCTCTGCAAGCAAACCTGCCGACTCTGCCTGTGTATAGGTCGCCGCATTTTGAAGCGCGGTTATGTTGCCGTCGAGAATCACCCGCTGATCGCTTACGTGGTTGAGGGCTGTGCTCAGCGCCTCGGTGTCCGCCACGGCGGTCGCTGAGGGAGTTCCAGTCGCAAAGTCGGCCACTAAAGCATTTAGCGTTTGAAAGACATCGGTCCCGGCAACTCCAGTAGTGAAGACCTGACTGCCGGTCAGGTTGAGCTGGATGGCCTGCCCGGTTGGCGTCTGTATGGAGGTTGTATTATTGTCCCCGTTGTAGACCACCACCGCCGGTACTCCTGAATTGTTCAGGGTAAAGGGCGTGGTGCTGCCCTGACTTCCGGCAAACAGGAAACCACCCAGATAGCTGGTATTCGCGAGTGATAAAACTTCGTCTCGAATGCCCGCGAGCTGATTCGAATAGCCGATCACATTCGTACTATTAAGCGTGCTGTTGTTCGCCGCGGTCGCGGCTGAAATTGCCGCAGTCAGTTGGCTCACGACCGAACCCAAGGCCGAGTCGCTGAGCTGCAGCCTCCCCTCGGTCGTCGAGGCCGTTTGCGTGAAAGTGTCGTTTTGTGCAACTTGCGCCGTCAACACAACGTTGTCAGCTGCAGCGCCTGGATCATCGGAGAGGCTGGTGACTCGCGAACCGCTCGACAGCTCCTGAGAAAGCGTCTGCTCGGTGGCCGAGACAGTGTCGAGCGAGTTGACCAGACTTGGTACGTAGAGTGGATCGACGCGCATCTCTTTTCTCCTTTTGTTTTAGGTCCATCGCCGGTCCGTCGCTTACCGGTGGGCAGGTCACTCGAACTAAGCGACTGTTGTCTGTTCGCCCAGATTGAGCGCCGAAGCAAAGACCGTGTCCAAGATTGTGAATACCTTCGAGGAGGCCTCGTAAGAACGCTCAAGCAGCGAGAGTGTCGATGCCTCATCGTTTGTATTGACTGCGGAAAGTGAGTCTCGCTGGGTTTGAGTTTGGGCCAGGGAAGCCTGTTGCGCAGTGCTCAGAGAGGATGTCTGCGAAACCAGACTTCCCAGAGTCGCGATAAAGTCCGCGAAGTAGTTGGTGGGAGAGACGGGGGCCGTCACTTGATAAGGGCTTCCCGGCTGAGCAGCGAAGGTCTGCGGCGAGGTTTGTACATTCGCCAGTAGCACCGCGTTTGAACCGTCGGAAGGGCCTTTCCCTGCAGTGCCTGCCGCCACCAGAGTAGGGTCGGAAATTGCCACCGTGATGCCTCCAGCGATCGACCCAGGCGATCCGCCACTCGCAGGGACAGTAAAGAGCGGGTATCCGGCAGCAGAAGCGCCGCTCGCCGTCGATCCCGATTGCTGGATCGCATTCAGCCGGTTAGCCAACCCCCCGGCTAAGGCATCGAGCGCACCTTCCACGTGGGGAATGTCCTGGTCGCGGGTGGTTAGATACCCACCCAGCTGACCGCCTCCTGAAGCGAGGGGAGTGGTAATGTCATTGCCTTGAGCGTCGAAATAGTGCGTCACTCCAGCCGAAGGACCGGAGGTCAGCGCAAAGGCGGTCCCTTCCGAGACCAGCAAGGCGCCGCTCGTAGTAGTTACGGTCAGACCATTGTTTTCGGTTTTGATTTGGCTGATTCCTACCAACTGCGACAGCTGATTGAGGTCGTACTGCCGTTGGTCCTCAAGCCCGCCAGCGTCGCTTGTCGGGTCGAGCGTCTGGATCTGTTGATTCAGCCCGGCGATCGACTTCGACAATGCATTGACCTGGGTAACGACGCTCTGGCTCTCTGCATCGAGCGAAGCCTGTTGTTGCTGGAGCTCGGTGATAGAGCCGGAAAAGCTTTCTACGAGGCTAACCGCCGCGCTTAAAACCGTCTCTCGGAGCGAAGTGTCGCTAGGGTTACCCTCGAGCGGAGTGAGTGCGGCGAAGAATTGGCTCAGCGAGGAGTTTATCCCGCCATTCGCCGCTCCCGCAGTGGTTGAGGTTGCCGCCGCAAACACTGCTTGGACATTCTGCAGCGCAGCCAGCCGGGTGGCGGTGGCCTGCTGGGTCTGGGTCTGCTGATCGACACTCTGCTCAAGCACCCGGTCGCGCTGCGACTGAATATCGATGACGCTTGCACCCGTCCCATAAGTCAATCCCGCTATCGTGACTGGAATGTTTTCGTCAAAGATCGCTTCTTTACGGGTGTAGCCAGGGGTGTTGACATTCGCAGTGTTGTTCGCACTGGCGTTCAGCGCCGCTTGATCGGCATTGAGCGAGGAGACTGCGATGTTCCATGCGGAGTTGAGTGTAGCCATAGCTTTCCTGTCTTTCTAGATCGGATCTGCCTCGCCTTGGCGCAGCTGAGAATGAATCAGCGCAGCTGATAAGTGAGGCGATCGTGTTTGCGCTCAACTAACGCCGCTCTCGGCCAACAAATGCGCCAAACTCAATCGAGGCAGTCGAGATACCACGTAGGATCGTCAATCGTTGCGCCGTCAACCCTAGTAGATGGCCTAGCGTTGAATAACTATGAGCCGCTTGTTCCCACTCGGATGCGGACGCCGGTAGCACGACACAACGGCACGCGTCGACAAGCGTTTCGATTGAATCGGCGTCCAGAGCCGTAAATGCATCCAGGGTCCGTTCGAGCAAGACAGCTAAGGGCATCGCATCAAACGTTCGATCTTCCTCACGCATTGGAGCACTCTCCATCAACGATCAACCCCTACCTCTTTGATCCCTGTTTATCAAGGCTGCGCAGCGGCTTAGCTATGTAGCAGATGATCAATCAACTTGTCCGCCACATCGGTGGAGCTCACGGAGTAGCTCCCGTTAGCAAGTGCCTCTTGAATGGACGCCACCTTTTCAGAGCGCACATCGGGGAGGGACGAAGAGGCCGACGCCAGTAGGGCGGCCGGGCTCAAATGGGCTGCGTCTCCATCTAAGCTCGGATGCGAGTTACTCGGCTCAATCGTTTCAGTCGGTTTAAAGGAAGCGCCCGCTGTCCTGATGACTGTGGTATCTTTCGGAATCGATTGCGGTGAACTTGAATTCCATTGAATACTCATAACGCCATTTCTCCTTCCACTAGCTTATCGGCAGGAAGTCACGTCACTTTAGTAATAATTGCTTGTTCCATTTCGGAGTTTTGCACGTTCCTCTAAGGTTTGCGCTCTTCGAAATGGTCGAGGATCTTGCGCGCAATTCCTAGTCCGCCCTTTTCCGAGAGACCCTTCGCCAACGCCTCTGAGCCGAAACTCATTAATGCACTCCCGCTTCCCTCGGCTGAAGAAGTCAAGCCCCCCACCTCCGCATCGCCGTCCTGGTTCTCGCCGAAGGGTTGGGTCAAATCGAGAGGTTTCAGCAGCTCCTGCATCAAACTGGCCTCGAACTGGTGGGCGGCGGCAATCAGCTTCGGATCGAGCTGCGCATCGCGAACCGACTTCGGAGTGGATACCGACCGAAATGGAGCCGATGTCGCCCTCTCGGGCAGCAACTGAGCACCGTTCATCACAATACCTCCAATTCGGCTTCAAGAGCGCCCGCTTCCTTCATCGCCTGCAGAATCGAGATGATGTCCCGCGCTGTTGCCCCGATCTGTTGCAGGTTTTGGACGAGATCGTCCACCGTGGCTCCCTTTTTCAACTCGATATGACTCACTGGGCGGTCTTGCGTCTGAAGCTGCGTTTGCTGAACAACCTGGGTCGCTCCCTGACCAAAGGAATTTGGCTGCGATACCTGAAATTCGCTGACAACGTTGACAGTCAGGCCGCCGTGAAGGATCGACACCGGCTGGAGGCGGACGTCGCCCCCAATCACTACGGTTCCGGTCCGTTCATTGACCACCACCTTGGCCCGAGGATAGACCTCGACTTCAACCGCTTCGACCTCGGCCAGCAGCGCGGGCATATCTTCCGTCGCTGCTGGCTCGAGGTCGACCCGGCGGCTGTCTACGGCGATCGCCAGTGGCCGCTTCAACTCCTGGTTGATCGCTCCGGCCATACGCTCGGCAGTGCGAAAGTCGGCCTCATTGAGGAGCAGCGAAAAGCTGTGCATTTGCTTCAGCTCAAGCGGCACCTGCCGTTCGACGATCGCTCCATCCGGAATCCGGCCGGTGGTCGGATGGTTAAACTGCTTGCTGTTCCCATTGCTCGTGATTTCATAGCCCCCCAATACGAGAGGACCTTGACCCTGCGCATAGATCAGCCCGTCCGGCCCGTAGAGCGGAGTCATCAGCAGTACGCCGCCTTCAAGACTTCGGGCGTCACCCGCCGACGAGATCGTCAGATCGAGTCGATTTCCCGGACGCAAGAAAGGTCCCATCGTTGCGGTGACAAATACTGCTGCCATATTTTGGACGCGCAGCGTCGACGCTCCTCCGGTTTGGGGCAGTGTCACCCCCATCCGTTCGAGAGTAGAAATTAGAGTTTGAACAGGAAACACTGCTTGAGTGCTGTCTCCAGTACCATGCAATCCGACCACTAAGCCGTAACCCACCAATTGATTGTCGCGGATGCCTTCAACAGTGGCTACATCTTTCACCCTGGCGAGCTTTGCAGTTTTCGCAGCCGTCGGAGGCGCCGAGTTCCGGAGAAACGGGATTTCACTCCCCGATCCTCCCGGGGGCAAGGCCGCCTGGGCAGCCCCTCGACTTGATATACATGGCAGAGAGAAGAGCAGAAGCATGGAAAGAACTAGTCCCGAACTTGAAGATATTGATTGCCGTGACAAGGGAAACCTCCTAGAACACCAGCAACCGCTGGAAGAGCCGCACGATAAAATTTGGACGATACGTGTAATCGTTGATAATGCCCTTGCCGGCTACCTCGAGCTCGAGATTAGTGATCGCAGTCGACGGTACCTGATTGAGCGCACTCACATCCTCAGGCCGCACCACGCCCCGCAAGCGAATGGTCTGAGTCTGCTGGCTGAAGGTCACCTGACGCACCGCCTGAATAACCAGCATTCCGTTCGGCAACACTTCAACCACTTCGCCGCCTAGGGTGGTTGCCAGGTTGGAGTTTGAAACGCTTTGCCCTTGCGCATTGAGGCCGGAGCTGGAGGTCTGATTGAAGAGGTTCTGAAGGCGATTATTGACTGCCAGAGAACCGAAGAGTGAGGAGATTGCGGAACTCATATTCGAGGCTCGCGAGTTCTTCACCGTACCGTCGGTGGAGGCCGAGAGGCTCTCCGACACGACGACCGAGATGACATCATGGAGATTCCTGGCCTTGAGATCGGTCGACAAGTGGGTCAGTCGGCCATTGACGATCCATAGCGATCCGGTCGTGGGGGGGTCGATGCGATAGTCTCCGCGCACCCGTTCGATATACGCAGAGAGCGCGATATCAGCCGGCGCCGGCTTGGATGGTGCGATCCTCTTCATCCATCGCCCTTGTTCTTGTGCGTAGCCAGGCGCGACGCCGGCTGGGTTAGAAACAGCCTGACCGCCGCTCGTCTGGGTTGAGGACTGCGAAAACAATCCGGCCCTCCCCCAGAGCACCAAGGCAACAATGATGACGCCTCTGCGTGTCCGAGTAGAACGCTCGAAGAGACATTGAGAGAAGTGCCGGGGCCGGATCTTCACTGGTCCTCGCGTGTAAAACCAGGCCCAGCGATTGAATTCAACTCAACTGAACCCGTGGAGCGTACGATTCCCTGCAGCACATTGCCCCCAGAAGTGAGGCGAACTTTGACAAGCGAGCCATACAGCCCGCTCTCGAGCGCGACTCCGGAGAGATCGATGCGCGCGATGGGATCCTGCCGCCATAAGCGAACGCGGCTGCCGGCCAGGACCAAGGGTAGCGCGCTGCCGGTCTTTCTTTCGTGATTGTTGTCGGCTTGCACCGACTGTGCATTCAATCCTCCTGCGCTGGAGTAAGGAGCAACAGAGCCCTGGCCGGAGTGGTCAAACGCGAGTGACTCTATGGCGACGTTCGGCATCTCGGGATGAGCGCATCGTTCCAAAACAAACCAAGACCGCCGAAGAACGAAATCTCGCATAACAGACAAGCGGCGATAGCCGCTGTGACAACCATCGGTTTGGGTTGACGAGTCCGCTCGCAGGCCAGCAGCGTCCTGGTCCCCCGGAAATGGGCGAAGGCCGATAGTGTTGCTAGCAAAACCGGTTCCGCTCGACGGTAAAGCCGCCAAGAGCAAGCCACTGATCACGATGGCTCGCATGGCTGTACCTGGACGCCACTTCCCCCCACTTATAGAACTCATTGAACTCCCCCGTTCGACACTCACTACCGTGCCATGTTATTGACCTGGCTATACATGTCGTCTGCCGCGCGAATGACCTTGGAGTTTGATTCGTAGGCGCGCTGTGCCAGCACCATCTGAACGAACTCGGTAACGACGTCCACATTCGAGTTTTCGAGATAACCTTGCTGCAACGTACCCAAACCTTCTGTCCCCCCAGGATTCGCCAGCACTGGATCGCCGGAAGACAATGTGGAGGTAAATAGATTGGAGCCCTGACTCGCCAGGCCGCCCGGATTGACAAACGTGGCCAACTGAATCTGGCCCAGCTGGCTCGGATTTTGTTGTCCGGCAAGCGTCGCATTCACAACCCCATATTGGGTGATGGTCACCGCCGTCGCGTTCGAAGGAATGGTGATGTTAGGCAGCACCGGATTGCCATCCGTCGTTACGATCGTTCCTTGATTATTGAGGTGAAAGCTGCCGGCGCGGGTGTAGGCGATGGTGCCGTCGGGCATCGATACCTGAAAAAAACCGACATTCTGAATCGCAAGGTCAAGCGGGTTATTCGTCTGATTGAGATCTCCTTGCGTCATGATGACCTCAGTGGCAGCGGACTTAGTACCGAGTCCG includes these proteins:
- a CDS encoding efflux RND transporter periplasmic adaptor subunit: MATGQRSFLNRSFLNRSCLDRSGPWGVDLSDSNPFIGTLIYWRLALDSTTLLRTTIAARTNNRWIWVATVLLAAGVFYSIRMLTRSRLPIRVALVQKGDIVSNSSTNGIVEPQVNFEAHAPYPGLVKAVYVHEGDKIKAGELLVAMNDSEARTRVAAALSGLRAAQASYDAVSKGGTQQERYTFAGDLNRTQADRDQAEKQLATLKKLVAQGSASPNEVAAAQQRLDQANASLHILSQRSQAPYSPLDLERAKAALADAQSAYDAAQQTLAQTTVRAPFAGTVYSLPVSATEFVQQGDRLLEVADLTKVQVRAYFDEPEIGQLAVGLPIKIVWDALPGRSWQGHISRVPSTVITYTTRHVGAAIVTVDNADGRLLPDTNVTVTVTTGSISGVLEIPREALHSGEGRDFVYVLDGEKLRRVPVKVGVNNLTAIQIVSGLQEGQTVAVGTTNGQPIVDGVPVKVVR
- a CDS encoding HAD family hydrolase encodes the protein MLEAVLCDMDGTLVDSNALHAEAWSRTFAHFGIVVGFDEALHQIGKGGDQIIPTFVSRESLPRLEKPIKEYRSSLFHREYFNRIKAFPGSRELLLKMRAVGLRIAVASSSEKDDLEKLKEIAGIADLVEKETSSDDANQSKPEPDIFQAALDRLGVQPAEAIALGDTPWDIEAASKAGVPTIAVTSGGWTEEELLQAGAIEVYKDVHEISEMFTKSRLNRREVAA
- a CDS encoding flagellar hook-associated protein 3; protein product: MRVDPLYVPSLVNSLDTVSATEQTLSQELSSGSRVTSLSDDPGAAADNVVLTAQVAQNDTFTQTASTTEGRLQLSDSALGSVVSQLTAAISAATAANNSTLNSTNVIGYSNQLAGIRDEVLSLANTSYLGGFLFAGSQGSTTPFTLNNSGVPAVVVYNGDNNTTSIQTPTGQAIQLNLTGSQVFTTGVAGTDVFQTLNALVADFATGTPSATAVADTEALSTALNHVSDQRVILDGNITALQNAATYTQAESAGLLAEQTTLLQADFGKVTTQLSAAETQQTALYDVISTLEKGSLFDYIGH
- the flgK gene encoding flagellar hook-associated protein FlgK, with the protein product MATLNSAWNIAVSSLNADQAALNASANNTANVNTPGYTRKEAIFDENIPVTIAGLTYGTGASVIDIQSQRDRVLEQSVDQQTQTQQATATRLAALQNVQAVFAAATSTTAGAANGGINSSLSQFFAALTPLEGNPSDTSLRETVLSAAVSLVESFSGSITELQQQQASLDAESQSVVTQVNALSKSIAGLNQQIQTLDPTSDAGGLEDQRQYDLNQLSQLVGISQIKTENNGLTVTTTSGALLVSEGTAFALTSGPSAGVTHYFDAQGNDITTPLASGGGQLGGYLTTRDQDIPHVEGALDALAGGLANRLNAIQQSGSTASGASAAGYPLFTVPASGGSPGSIAGGITVAISDPTLVAAGTAGKGPSDGSNAVLLANVQTSPQTFAAQPGSPYQVTAPVSPTNYFADFIATLGSLVSQTSSLSTAQQASLAQTQTQRDSLSAVNTNDEASTLSLLERSYEASSKVFTILDTVFASALNLGEQTTVA
- the flgM gene encoding flagellar biosynthesis anti-sigma factor FlgM, with protein sequence MSIQWNSSSPQSIPKDTTVIRTAGASFKPTETIEPSNSHPSLDGDAAHLSPAALLASASSSLPDVRSEKVASIQEALANGSYSVSSTDVADKLIDHLLHS
- a CDS encoding flagellar basal body P-ring protein FlgI, translated to MKDVATVEGIRDNQLVGYGLVVGLHGTGDSTQAVFPVQTLISTLERMGVTLPQTGGASTLRVQNMAAVFVTATMGPFLRPGNRLDLTISSAGDARSLEGGVLLMTPLYGPDGLIYAQGQGPLVLGGYEITSNGNSKQFNHPTTGRIPDGAIVERQVPLELKQMHSFSLLLNEADFRTAERMAGAINQELKRPLAIAVDSRRVDLEPAATEDMPALLAEVEAVEVEVYPRAKVVVNERTGTVVIGGDVRLQPVSILHGGLTVNVVSEFQVSQPNSFGQGATQVVQQTQLQTQDRPVSHIELKKGATVDDLVQNLQQIGATARDIISILQAMKEAGALEAELEVL
- a CDS encoding flagellar basal body L-ring protein FlgH is translated as MKIRPRHFSQCLFERSTRTRRGVIIVALVLWGRAGLFSQSSTQTSGGQAVSNPAGVAPGYAQEQGRWMKRIAPSKPAPADIALSAYIERVRGDYRIDPPTTGSLWIVNGRLTHLSTDLKARNLHDVISVVVSESLSASTDGTVKNSRASNMSSAISSLFGSLAVNNRLQNLFNQTSSSGLNAQGQSVSNSNLATTLGGEVVEVLPNGMLVIQAVRQVTFSQQTQTIRLRGVVRPEDVSALNQVPSTAITNLELEVAGKGIINDYTYRPNFIVRLFQRLLVF
- a CDS encoding flagella basal body P-ring formation protein FlgA; the encoded protein is MSSISGGKWRPGTAMRAIVISGLLLAALPSSGTGFASNTIGLRPFPGDQDAAGLRADSSTQTDGCHSGYRRLSVMRDFVLRRSWFVLERCAHPEMPNVAIESLAFDHSGQGSVAPYSSAGGLNAQSVQADNNHERKTGSALPLVLAGSRVRLWRQDPIARIDLSGVALESGLYGSLVKVRLTSGGNVLQGIVRSTGSVELNSIAGPGFTREDQ
- the flgG gene encoding flagellar basal-body rod protein FlgG, with product MIRALYTAASGMSAQQLNLDTIANNLANSSTAGFRQRRLQFQDMIYQNLVTPGAAQSQQTVSAGLQIGLGTKSAATEVIMTQGDLNQTNNPLDLAIQNVGFFQVSMPDGTIAYTRAGSFHLNNQGTIVTTDGNPVLPNITIPSNATAVTITQYGVVNATLAGQQNPSQLGQIQLATFVNPGGLASQGSNLFTSTLSSGDPVLANPGGTEGLGTLQQGYLENSNVDVVTEFVQMVLAQRAYESNSKVIRAADDMYSQVNNMAR